TCTACAATCCATCTGTGTTTTTGCAAGCACTCATTGTGGTCAGATGCCTAATAAAATTAAGGGTAATTGGCTTTATATGTTACAATGTATAACCTTGCTTTTGGGTTTGGTTCAAGCCTGTCTCAAAGACCTACAGATTCATTCTAATACAATAAACAGtttgttaatgttttcttaaaacagcacaaaaatacaAGATGAAGTGCTTTGGCTGGGCTGTAGTTTATTGCTTCTTTTGACGCAGTAAGATATCCAAACTGTGTGTAATAAAGTGTAATTGCCAAACATGAAAGTTCTAGAGTATAGAAGAGAATGGGTTAGTCTCATCAGAGCTCCAGAGAGGAACATCCCATGTGGTCACTTGGTTGTGCTCCTTGTCTTCCTTCCCAGGGAATTTCTGTTTGGCCAGGTCAGAAACTTTGGATGAGAATCTTAACTACTGTCATATCACTTAGTAGTTCTCTTTGCTGTGGTACAGGCTGTGCTGTTTCTTTATATTAACTCTCAAACCAGTTTGATTGCTGTCTTAAGCACCCTTTTAAGAATTGCCTTTTCATGTGTGGATGTTATGGTTACTTCTAAGTGTACGGGGCTATGGCTCTGCAACCTGCTACTCATTCCAGAGGATCTCTCTGTCTGAGAGCACTCCACTATCACTGCACCCCATTTCCTAATCTTTGTGTTATTTTAGAGTTTCAGGCTCAGAAAACTGAAGTCATTGGTCATCACAGGATGGACCACAAGGTGTTTAGCTGATGAATAGAAATGAAGTTGTTCTGCAGGATGCTGCAGTTCAGGGACTGTCTCTTCAGCTGTGTCTTCTCTTAAGGCATGACTTCAACAGAAGAATTCCCCTGTTAGAATGCAGCTGTGGGAGCTGCTGTTAGAAATTCAGGATGTATTAAGATGTAATCAGGAATGTAATTTTAGTTGTAAAACTGGCAgctattgtttccttttttacaaGATTAAATTTGGGGTTTCATTGGGCCTTAATTTACAGTGGCAGAAATAGGAATCTGTAATTTGCTTACTAGTACTTTAATCTTTCAGAGGTCTCTtcaaatgtttctaaaaatgaCTGACTTGAAAATCTTGAGCAGCTGGGAATTTActgactgttttctttttccttcccactaAGTTGTTGCTAACAAGATGTGCTTCAGTAACGTTTTGAAAGCAATAATGCAAAGTCttggaaaacagatttctgaaacTTTGTATTTGGCTTACTGTTGCTCTTACTcgaggtgtttggggttttgaaGAAggaaggtttattttattttccactaaTGGTAAAGACGTTTAGCTATTGCTGCTATTCTGGCAATGAAAAACTACATCTGACCACTTATGTGTTCTGCCAAGGATTTACAGGGTTTAGATACTTAAACTAAGTCTTCAACAAATAGCTACCACAGAAGGGGGAGATGTTGAAGAAACAAACTGTGCTGTGAAGAATAAGAAATAACTGAATGTTAATCTGAAGACTGGTCTGGAATTCTATGTaaattctgtttggtttggtttgttttaaatacaggtGTGAAGCATAAATCCTTTTTAACAGCTGAAGATTGCTTTGAGCTGGGAAAGATTGCCTATACTGAAGCTGACTACTACCACACCGAGCTTTGGATGGAACAAGCTCTGAAACAGTTGGATGAGGGAGAAGTGTCTTCTGCAGATAAAGTCTACATTCTGGACTACCTGAGTTACGCCGTGTATCAGCAGGGGGATCTGGGCAAAGCCATGATGCTCACCAAACGCCTTCTGGAACTGGGTATGTGAAAGAGGTCTGCAGCTCATCATGACCTAGCTCTGTGTTGGAGCAGGTGCTAGCTACGGATTTATACTGAGGAGTGCGGATGTCATGGTTATGGATTGCTCCTTTCCATCGCCTGTCACTGTTGCCTTCTAACCACTTATCTGTTTTAGTCATTACTGCCTGAAGTTTGCTTCTCTTAATATATCTTACGTTACTCTGTTGAGATTACTTCCCCTTAGGTACAGACAAGGCCAGAACTAATGAAATTGAAACTAAATTGGTGGTATCAGAATCTCTGCAGATTATTTCAATGAAAATTAAGCATACTTGAGTTAAGAGttggaaaaataagaaatgcagaATGCAATACTGAGAGCTAAGATTCTGTTTTGTGAAATATGGAAAGTGTTTATGCTTCTGTGAATATTCCACTATTGACTACGtgaaggaggctgtggggagTTCAGAATTAAACAATATAACAAAGGCTAGTGAGAACTATTTATCAATGAACTGAATCTAATTCTGTCAGTTTGGAGTTTAAAAGCTTTGTCACCAGCAATCTTAATTCCCATCAGGGAAGTTTCTAGGTTTTAAAGCCAGTCGTGCTGTGTCCCATGTCACTCTGTCCGGTTCccttgtctctctctctctagtGAGATTGGCTGAAATTgccaaacccttttttttctaGTGCTTGGACCCCCATGCCTGCTGAGGATCCAGGCCTCATAGTAAGCAGTTTTTTAACTGTGGCTGAGTTCAGCTTAGCTCTGAAAGCTCATCATGTGTTTTCCTGCAGATGAGTGAGGATATATGCATGCTGCAGGCTAGCATTGCTTCCAGCTTGGCTTGGAGTTTCAGCTATCCTGTGAATGCTCTCAAACCAGAATAGATGTTTCTGATTTCTATTTGAGAAGCAGTAGTGtgtgtctgtttttctttttgtcatttgaCTCTTCTGGATACTCCTTCACAAGCTGGAAAGTTTCCAGTGATACTTGTCTGTTTCTTTGTCAATAGATCCTGAACATCAAAGAGCAAATGGgaacatgaaatattttgaatatatCATGgctaaagaaaaagaagcaaataagTCCAGTACAGATTCAGAAGACCAGATGGAGAAGGAGACTGAGGTTAAGAAAAAGGATTACCTGCCCGAGAGAAGGAAGTACGAAATGCTGTGCCGTGGGGAGGGTCTCAAAATGGTAAAGTGGAGTAGACTGTTTTCAAATGTATGAAACCAACCATAACAAAACAATGTCTAGAATTTGTCTGTGGCAAGGAAGTTGTTACAGCACTTGGCTGAGTGTGTAGAACTGAGGATTAGTGTGTGTTGGATTTCTTCCCTGTTTCATTCTGTCCAGTAGACAAAAAGTAATGCTGCCACAGGCACTGCTGACTAACTTGGATGCACTGCATAATTCCAACTAATTGAATAAGGATGCTGGAAGTCTGGATTTAAATATGGAATTGAATGAGGGTGGTTTTTTTAGTGACTGTGTAAAGTACTGCTTGCTGCAGTATTACAGAGTAACATTAATGTGCTGAAAGTACTAATTTCTCAGactttaaagcatttatttaactTGTAATGTAGCATTAAGGTAGGGAAGGTGAATTGCTTCTGGCTCTTGTTCTCAGGATGTCTTCTGTTTCTTAGATATTAATATCATATGGAAGTTCTCTGATTATCTCTTGCTCCACCTTGCTTTCAGACTCCTCGGAGACAAAAAAGACTCTTCTGCCGCTACTACGATGGAAACAGGAATCCTAGATACATTCTGGGCCCTGTCAAACAGGAAGATGAGTGGGACAAACCTCGAATTGTTCGCTTCCTTGACATCATCTCTGATGAAGAGATTGAAACTGTGAAAGAACTAGCAAAGCCGAGGGTAAATGCCTTATGCTTCTCTGCCTTTCAGAATCTTAAATTCTGTGTGTAGTTTTCTGTGTGAGTGCGTGTGATTCTCTCCTTGAATGCGGATGTGTGTGCAGTGTGCTCACACGTTGCTTTTCTCACCTTGTAGCTCTTGGTGACACACTCTTTGAAGGAGGCTGTGCAAGCTGGAAATGCTGTGTAATTAAAAGAGCCAGGTAGCAGCAGTGCAGGATTCTCAGACTTCTGGCAGACACAATTTCAGTGTGTGCTGTTTCAGATAAGGAGGAGAATGTTCTACAACAGAAAACAAACGTACTGCATCTAGGTTGCATTGAAGTATGCATGtcatctgttttttgtttggttttctgggttttgttttttctttaagtctGTATTTTCCAAAGTTGTTACATGGAGAAAAGTGCTGTCTAGGGAAAGGCAACCATTCCTCTGGTCCTGCAGTTACTGTGTAGACAAGACTGAATGGTTGTATTCTCCATTCAGTATAAAACTGACTTCTGTTTCCCAGGCTTTGATGTCACCTGACAGAGCTTCAAGAGGGCAGTACGTAATCAGTGTTCCTATTCACAATCTCAGCTCATCAAATCCTATTTCAGAAACTGGATCCCAAGGTTCTTGTTTCTGCGTGCAGAATAATCCAGGGCAACTCACCTGTCAGATGAAACAGGAGTGTCCAAGGCAAACAGCAAACTGATGGAGTTGCCTTCTGTGTCCAACACTCATCTCAAGATGTGTGTTGAATACTCGTTAAATTGATCTGTTTTTCCATCAGTTACCAGTTACTTCTAAAATAAGACTTAAACTTgtagaaatacaatttttctgctttatttctttgtttttagcCTAAATGGTTTTTTTTGTCCAGAGAGGCCTGAGCAAATGGAGATTAGGGGGATAAGTGCATTAAGTATAGGACAAACTGTTAGCTTGGTCTGCTGCAAAGTAAACTAGCTGTGAGTTACACACAAGCACGTGGAGGATGAGGCTGTCCTTGGCCACAGCACTGAGTACTAGGTAGCCTGAAGGTGATTTTAAAGCTTCCTAAAGGCTGATGCGTTATATTTCTGAGGTAACATTCTGAACTCTAAGCAAAAAGTACAAGCAATTCTCTTCACTTACCTGTAAAACATCTCTTCCTGCTCTTCTGTCAGGCAGCCTTGCTGCAGGTCTCTAAAATCAGAGCCCCAGTTGCTTGTCTGTAGATGATTAAGCCCCTTCGCTGCTGCAAAAGCTCTAGCATTTCATCTGTGGAATATGACTGAATTGCTTTATGGAGTAGAAATAAATCtcagcactgaaaataaaaacctgtGAACACGGTGATTTTAACTTCTGAACTCGCTGAGATAATTGTTTTCCTATCAGATGTTTGGCTCATTTGTAAAGACTTGCAGATTATAGTTCATTAACGTGGAAGCATCTGTATGTGGTTAGCATTCCACCTATTTCCTACAGCCAAGGCCTTGCAGGGCTCAGTAACAAGGATTGAATTTTTTGAAACTGAAGGGTCATCTCTTCATTCCCCATGCTCGGGATGTTACTTTCGCTGCCTCTTGGAAGGCAGCACTGTGATCTGTGCCCAGCcttctgctgtgctggcagcataAGCTGGCAGGATGAAGCCTTATTATTCAGCTTTGGGAGTATTTGCTGGAATTATAGTTTGTGCCTTGATTCTTACATGTGTCTGCCCGGGATTAGAGGAGGGGCAGCGTATTAAGAGTTCCCAGTACCTTTTCTTGTTAGTAGACATGGAGAGGCCTCAATTTACTTAGTTTATTTTAACAGTAGAAAAATACTACTACTAATTGTTTGGGAATAGGCATGCCATTTTGTGCCTCTTCCAAAATTTGTGCTTTGCAACACAACCTTTCCAGTTATGAACAATGGAGAGTGTCTGATAGTACGTGAACAAAATTAAAGGGCACACATAAGCCTCTGAATCAGAGTATTAACATAGATGGGATGGTGTGAAGTAAATGGCAAAGGGAAAGGAAGGCCTTGAATCTAGACTCCTCACTCTGTAATTAGGAATACAATGTAAATGTGTACCTGGACTAAGCAATTGGTTGTGTTGGCAGTCAGCGTTAAAAGTTTGAGTTCAGTGCTGCTTTTGGTATAGAAAGAATCAGAGGTAGGGTTTTACCTCTTGCTTATACAAGATCACAACGTTGCCTGGATTCCATTTAACTGTAAAACTCATCTGACATGCGCAGGACAGAGCGCTAACAAAGGACCAATTGTACACATGCCATAATACTGCACCACTTCCAGAACTTGTTGCACTATGAAGGAAATGAAAGCTTCTAGTTTACTTTATGCAGACAATTATTCTTCTTGCTGCAGAAATGGAAACTCTGCTTCCTGGAAAACTTGATCTTCTCTAatgctctgtttaaaaacaaacaaacaaaacccaaaaaaacccaccaaccaaaaaaaacccaaccaccaacCTATCTTTTAGTAAAATTGGACACTCCCCTTCCTTTCCCATCACTGCTTTGTGAATTTCCACCCTCTCCATAAAAGAAAAACCACCACGAAAGGTGACTGGGTGGCTTGTGTGGTGGTTGCTTGTGTGACATTTCCCCATAGGCTTCTGAATGGTCGGATTGCTGTGATGCAGTATGTGCTTTGTAATGCAACTATTCTGATGGTTCGCTTCACAGCTGAGGCGAGCCACCATTTCAAACCCCATAACAGGAGCCTTGGAGACGGCACATTACAGAATTAGCAAAAGGTAAGAGAGCTCTATGCCAGATGTTTTGGGCCTGTAATGAGTGTGTAGATTCTGCTcattatggggaaaaaagaggtGGTCTAAAAAGACAATTTTGGCTTTGTAGTCCACCGCTTTATTACATGCAGATCTGTAACAGGCTGTTACTGCTGAGTTTCTCAGTCTTTTCCTTCAGCTAGAAGTTCTGGGGGcatattttgatttcttctttttcttttttttggtcacCTTCTCAGCATGTGTTCTCAAATGATGATCTGTACAAGAAGCAGGTCTCTACAATCAATGTAAAAAAACATGTGAAGCTAGAAAACCTTCAGTAGaatctagatattttttttttcatattcctttCCCCTTGTTCTTCTCTCCAACCAAAAACTGTCCTCCCTTGTAAAATCTAGCAGACCCCTTGAAGTGCCTTTACATGTGTAAGAGATGCTTCAGGTCCTTACTGTGTGTGACAGCTGTAGTGGCGTGCAAAACACGTTCGTTAGTCACACTCTATTGTCCAAAATAATCCTCTACTCCGGTCTGGGCTTTTTTACCTCCCACTGACACAAATCTGGCAGAATGCAAGCTCATTTTCACTGGGCTCTTGGTTCTTTCCAGCTTGTCTATTAAGTACTCCAAGTCTTGAATCTAGCCAATGTTTTCCAAAATTGGCTGGCTCTAAAAGAAACcacctgccccctgcctgccccctgccccaggtTTTAGTAGTGGTGATTAAAGATTGGCTGTGCATTCCATCAGCGTTAAGCCAAAATTCTGAAAGGAGTTAAACTTCTGGGTGAAGAGGAATTGTCTGTGAAACTCAGCATCATAAATTATTTGTAGAAAGTctttagtttaaaacaaacaaaaaagaggaaaaaataaaaaaggaggaaaaaagtgaaaggaCAATCTAACCAAATTTTTCCAAccaatttgttttgatttggacATGGCAGCTACAGCTTCTGTTGCCCTTCTAACATTGCTAATTTAAGAGCATTGCATACCATCCAGACCAATCGGAACCCTTTCAAACACCTGTGGCTTGGCAAAAAAGCAGCCTACTAGGTGGGTAAGCCCTTGTCCTTTCTCTTTTTGTAGCTGAGCCGTGCTACTGTTCATGACCCCGAGACTGGGAAACTGACCACAGCACATTACAGAGTCTCTAAGAGGTAAGGGGAACGTCTTCCAGAGGTATACCCAGGCCGAGGAAGTCTGTTCTGGGACTTCTGCTTCATCTCTAAATGTGGGGCAAATAAGGATTTTGCATAACTTTTCTATTCTTAGCCTCTTTTTAGAAAAAAGAGAATGGCCTAGAGCAAGCTGAGCTGTCCTATAACAAAGCAAGCAGGCTGCTGAAATAGAAAATAGTTCTAAATGTTTGTGGTAGCCAAGACGGGAGTGCCCTCTTTTGCTTAGCATGGCTTGTCTACTGTAACTAACGTACTAAAATATTAGCACCGTGCGGAGTTCTGCTGCCACTAACAAGCTGTGGAAAAGGCTGCCTTCTACCACGAGACTTTGGTATTTGCTGCTTAAAGCTAGGCACTGATGAGCTGCTGTCATATCATGGGAATAGTGCAAATTAAAGCTTGTCGATAATTTTAAAGAGTTTCTTTGTTTAAATGATTGAAAGTAGTTGCTGCTTTAATAGAAAACTAGTGTTCTTTCGgcttctttgaagaaaaaaactgaaGTAGAATGTAGTAGGTTAAGGGGTTTTATTCAGCCATGACTGTCTTTAAAAAGATACAAGTGCTTCAGAATATTGGATCACAAGAAGTTGATTGAATTCAGGAGTGGTAACTCTGATGTAACTAGAAAATCATTGTAGCTGAAGTCTGATCCTTAAAGCCACACTTGTTACAAGTAGTGGCAAgttgaaaacttatttttatacGTTGAAAACTGCCTTGAACCTTCAGCAGCATATGCAGGTCTACTTACTCATCAGAGCGCATGCAGGTAGTGGGAGTCCCTTGGACATTGTTGATTGCTCCTTAAAACTGCCTCTGCAGACCCCTCCAGAATGACTTTAGGAACCTAGGTCTCCTTGTTTGACATGTGCtgcatttgattttcatttttttgtttttaattttaaagtctttCCATGTCTTGCCTATCTTTGTTATCTGTgactgtgtattttaaagaaagcattttctggGGTTTGTCCTCTGACACTGGGGCATTTACTGAAGTAACCTGTTAATCCATTTGAACTACCCTCACGGGGGTGAGAGTAGTTCAAGGTGACCAGATCACTAATTGAAATTGAGATTAAGATGCATAATTGGcccctttttaaatatatgatCCTCAGTAAAAGAACTTTTTAATTagagttttgattttttgttagTGGGAAGTGTTATGCCTTGAGACTACTACAGATGCTGCAGTCAGGAAAAAATAGTACTAGACAACACACATCATCAAAAGCTGATGCCCCCATGTGTGCAGCTGATGATGCAGCCAGATCCCATTTGCCATCACTTTGTTACTAGCTTTGACATGGCAAAATAACTGTTTCTCCTAGGGCTTTAATCTGGAATTAACCATGTGCTGCACCTTGCCTTGG
The nucleotide sequence above comes from Athene noctua chromosome 21, bAthNoc1.hap1.1, whole genome shotgun sequence. Encoded proteins:
- the P4HA1 gene encoding prolyl 4-hydroxylase subunit alpha-1 isoform X3, with translation MAFNKIWCSIALGLLLPLSYAHTDFFTSIGHMTDLINTEKDLVVSLKDYIKAEESKLEQIKKWAEKLDQLTDTATKDPEGFLGHPVNAFKLMKRLNTEWGELESLVLKDMSDGFISNMTIQRQFFPNDEDQTGAAKALLRLQDTYNLDTDTLSRGNLPGVKHKSFLTAEDCFELGKIAYTEADYYHTELWMEQALKQLDEGEVSSADKVYILDYLSYAVYQQGDLGKAMMLTKRLLELDPEHQRANGNMKYFEYIMAKEKEANKSSTDSEDQMEKETEVKKKDYLPERRKYEMLCRGEGLKMTPRRQKRLFCRYYDGNRNPRYILGPVKQEDEWDKPRIVRFLDIISDEEIETVKELAKPRLRRATISNPITGALETAHYRISKSAWLSGYESPVVSRINTRIQDLTGLDVSTAEELQVANYGVGGQYEPHFDFARASKEMEER